The following proteins are co-located in the Microplitis demolitor isolate Queensland-Clemson2020A chromosome 3, iyMicDemo2.1a, whole genome shotgun sequence genome:
- the LOC106693245 gene encoding uncharacterized protein LOC106693245: MIDDIDEELERRKEEVAVLGKTKIFIKKFADDQTLVAERPEELQRMLKTMAKYMAKNKLEINANKSKVMICRKGGRKSKKERWSINEQQLQTVENYKYLGYWINARVQPGKHVMEMARKTQKAINCTWGIIKRAKIKGLKRRLYLYDTLARAGGLFGVEIWAWRERQQVERVQNKIYLETGSRKDERGNRGEEKDSKIPDGSIKNGEIDGQEDAYKTK, from the exons ATGATAGACGACATCGACGAGGAATTAGAAAGAAGGAAAGAAGAGGTAGCAGTGCTAGGGAAAacgaaaatattcattaagaAGTTTGCTGATGACCAAACGCTGGTAGCAGAGAGACCGGAAGAACTGCAAAGAATGTTGAAGACGATGGCAAAATACATGGCAAAGAACAAGTTGGAGATAAACGCAAACAAATCCAAAGTCATGATCTGTAGAAAAGGAGGAAGAAAAAGCAAGAAGGAAAGGTGGAGTATAAACGAACAGCAACTACAAACGGTGGAAAATTACAAGTACCTGGGATACTGGATCAATGCAAGAGTACAACCAGGAAAACACGTAATGGAAATGGCAAGAAAAACACAGAAAGCAATAAACTGTACGTGGGGAATAATAAAGAGAGCAAAGATAAAAGGTCTGAAAAGAAGGTTGTACCTGTACGACACTCTGGCAAGAGCGGGTGGACTATTCGGGGTGGAAATATGGGCGTGGAGAGAGAGGCAGCAAGTGGAAAGAGTACAAAACAAG ATATATTTGGAGACTGGAAGCAGGAAGGATGAGCGTGGAAATAGAGGCGAGGAAAAGGACAGTAAAATACCTGATGGAAGTATTAAAAATGGGGAGATAGATGGCCAAGAAGATGCTTACAAGACGAAATGA